CCCGAACGTCGCCCGGACCTTCCTGCTCTCGACGGCCTACCACAGCAAGGCGACCTACAGCGCCGATACCGTGGCCGAAGCAGAGGAACGCTGGGAGCGCCTGGAGACCGGCCACCGACGGGCCGTCGAAGCTGCCGACAGCGTCGACGCCCACACCACGGTGGAGGACGACGCGCTCCGGGAGACGGTCGCCGAGGTCCGCGAGGCGTTCACCGAAGCGATGAACGACGACTTCAACACCCGCGAGGCGACGACGGCGCTGCTGGATCTGGCCGGCGCGGTCAACCGCCACGTCGACGGTCACGAGGAGTACGACTACGTCGGCCTGCGCCGGGCCATCGAGGCCTTCGAGGACCTGGGCGAGGGCGTCCTCGGCCTGGACTTCGGTGGTGAAAGCGGCGGCGACGTTCGCGTCGCACAGGAACTCGCGGACCTGATCCTCTCGGTCCGGGAGGAAGAGCGCGAGGCGGGCAACTACGAGCGCGCCGACGAGTTGCGCGACGAACTCGAAGCGCTGGGTGCCACAGTGGAAGATACCGACGACGGGCCGGTCGCGCGGTTCGACTGACGGTACAACAATTGAGAATCGGGAGCGGATTTTTATAAGGAGCGGTGACCGAACACCGGTAGTAGCGATGCACGGGAACGACCGTCCCGCGACGCTCTGTGTGACGAACGCCAAGGGCGGGACGGGAAAGACGACGGTAGCCATCAACGTCGCGGGCGCGCTCAACGAGCGGGGGCGGGACGTGCTGTTCGTCGACCTCGACCCGCAGGGCAACGCCACGGAGGGGCTCGGGCTGGTCGAGGCCTACGACGCGACACCGCCCACGCTGTTCGACGTCCTGACGGACCCGGACCAGCGGTCGGCGGTTCACGACCTGATCCGCCCCCACGACGAGATGGACGTGTTGCCGAGCAACATCGACATGTTGCAGGCCGAACACGAGCTAACGATGGCCAGCGTGATGGCGAAACTCGACGCCGATCCGGCGCTCGACGTCGATCCCGCGGTGCTGGAACCGCTGACGATCAACGTCGGGCCGGAGACGATCACCGGGGAGACGGCGCTGGACGGGCTGGAGAAGGTGCTCGACCGGCTCTCGGGGTACGACTACGTCGTCGTCGACTCGCCGCCCTTCTACGGGCAGTTGACCGACACCGCGATCTACGCGACGGGCAACGTCCTGATCCCGGCGCTGACCGAGGCGACCTCCGAACGGGCCATCGAACTCCTGTTCGACCAGATCGCGGCGCTGGAAGATCGGACGGGAAAGAGCGTCCGGGAGGTCGGCGTCGTCGCCAACCGGGTCGAATCGACCAACGAGGACGCCGAGATGCTCGACTGGCTGGAGGCCGTGTTCGAGGACGTGCCGGTCTGGTCCGTCCGCAAGCGGGTCGCGCTCCAGCGGGCCTTCTCAAGCGGGCAGTCGCTGTTCGCCTACGACTCGACGGTGGACATGGCCGACCGCTTCCTTGAGATCGCCGCCGACCTCGACAGACAGTTCGGCTTCACAGAGGAGATACCACAATGACCGACGAGGATACCAACGACCGAATGGAACGGGCGAACCGCATTCGAGAGATGCGCGAAGGACGACGCCGCACACCTGCGAAAGACGACGAGGAGGATGGGGCCGACGCGACCGCCGACGGTGGCGAGGCCGAAACCGAGGAAGACGACGCCGTGGCCGACGAAACGCAGGCGGCGGACGACTCGACGCCGACGATCGACGAGACTGTCGAAACGGCCCCAGCCGACGACGAGTCCGACACAGACCGGAACCCCGGAGCGGACGACGGCGACGAATTCGATGGCACTGCGGACGAGGAAAGCGGCGTCGAGACGAGCGGATTCGAGTTCGAAGAACCCACCGGGGACGACGGCGAGGACCGCGACAACGGCGAGACGGCTGAAGCGGACACCGCGGCAAACGAGGGGGTCGAGCGAGCGACGACGGAGTCGGGCGTCGCGGAGTCGGTGTCCTCGTCGGACGCCGCCGAGGCCGTCGACGCACTGTCGGGGAGCGGCGGTTTCGCCATCCCGGACCAGGCGACGACGGTCACCGAGGACGACGACCAGTCGATGCTGAACGCGGAAGGGACCGTCGCCGCGGCGCGAGCAGCGGCCGCGGGCAGGCGCGCGACCCACGCCGGCGACCGCACGCGCGTCCTGGAGTTCGAACTCGGCGAGGAGCGGTTCTGCCTCGACATCGAGTACATCGAGGAGATCGTCGAACTGGAGAACATGACCCGGGTCCCCAACTCGCCGTCCTACGTCGAGGGCGTGGTCGACCTGCGCGGGCAGGTGACCGCCATCATCAACCCGAAGGACGCACTCGCCGTCGACGACGAGGGGCGGGGCGACCTCATCGTCGTCTTCGACTCGGAGGAGATGGACG
This Halorientalis sp. IM1011 DNA region includes the following protein-coding sequences:
- a CDS encoding ParA family protein; the protein is MHGNDRPATLCVTNAKGGTGKTTVAINVAGALNERGRDVLFVDLDPQGNATEGLGLVEAYDATPPTLFDVLTDPDQRSAVHDLIRPHDEMDVLPSNIDMLQAEHELTMASVMAKLDADPALDVDPAVLEPLTINVGPETITGETALDGLEKVLDRLSGYDYVVVDSPPFYGQLTDTAIYATGNVLIPALTEATSERAIELLFDQIAALEDRTGKSVREVGVVANRVESTNEDAEMLDWLEAVFEDVPVWSVRKRVALQRAFSSGQSLFAYDSTVDMADRFLEIAADLDRQFGFTEEIPQ
- a CDS encoding chemotaxis protein CheW; translation: MTDEDTNDRMERANRIREMREGRRRTPAKDDEEDGADATADGGEAETEEDDAVADETQAADDSTPTIDETVETAPADDESDTDRNPGADDGDEFDGTADEESGVETSGFEFEEPTGDDGEDRDNGETAEADTAANEGVERATTESGVAESVSSSDAAEAVDALSGSGGFAIPDQATTVTEDDDQSMLNAEGTVAAARAAAAGRRATHAGDRTRVLEFELGEERFCLDIEYIEEIVELENMTRVPNSPSYVEGVVDLRGQVTAIINPKDALAVDDEGRGDLIVVFDSEEMDEQGHLGWVVDEVRQVTPVTDEEVNESPDEDDEHINGIINREDEDDFIVWTTPDLALNSS